A stretch of Heptranchias perlo isolate sHepPer1 chromosome 1, sHepPer1.hap1, whole genome shotgun sequence DNA encodes these proteins:
- the setd9 gene encoding SET domain-containing protein 9 encodes MLKRLLCRWNSYKHRFVPWIALNMWKNQRTLRFVAEDSLDKVISDQVVETSILKLFQALFLSDLSNQAEFINLLPESIQSKYKNTLTHFQSIKETEKEAKGNRMDFNPDRAIFETLGFSISRATSSLSFAGRGVFVTTGRVSKGAVVCMYPGTVYQQYEPILFQSVCNPFIFRCIDGVLIDGNDKGISKVIYRSCSGRDRLGPYKTSDVSWLTETPVNPLSVGQYVNNCSNEKAANVCYQEFDVPVTFPVELRQYIPNVNYGHDVERPLRCVVLVALRNIDKGEELFSNYYTIVH; translated from the exons GACGCTACGATTTGTTGCAGAAGATTCTTTGGATAAAGTTATTTCTGACCAAGTGGTTGAGACGTCAATACTGAAGCTATTTCAAGCTTTGTTCTTGAGTGATTTGAGCAATCAAGCTGAGTTTATTAATCTGCTGCCAGAAAGTATTCAATCAAAATATAAGAATACGTTAACTCATTTTCAGTCAATTAAAGAAACTGAGAAAGAAGCAAAAGGAAATCGAATGGATTTTAACCCCGATAGGGCAATATTTGAAACACTTGGATTCAGTATAAGTCGAGCAACTAGTTCACTTTCTTTTGCAGGAAGAGGAGTGTTTGTTACAACAGGAAGGGTGTCCAAAGGAGCAGTTGTTTGCATGTATCCTG GTACTGTCTATCAGCAATATGAACCGATCCTTTTCCAGTCTGTGTGCAACCCATTCATTTTTCGATGTATAGATGGTGTGCTGATTGATGGGAATGACAAAGGGATTTCTAAAGTTATTTATAG ATCATGCAGTGGGCGGGACAGGCTTGGTCCTTATAAAACAAGTGATGTCTCTTGGCTTACAGAAACCCCAGTCAATCCATTAAGTGTGGGTCAGTACGTCAACAACTGTTCTAATG AGAAAGCAGCTAATGTATGTTATCAGGAGTTTGATGTTCCTGTGACATTTCCTGTAGAGCTCCGCCAGTACATCCCAAATGTCAACTATGGTCATGATGTGGAAAG GCCTTTGCGATGTGTGGTTCTTGTGGCACTTAGAAACATAGACAAGGGAGAAGAGTTATTCTCTAATTACTACACTATTGTACATTGA